CGGTGGTGAGCGAGGCGTGTATACACTCTACGACGAGAACTCGACTATGGTTGGACTCACTGTCCAACACCGCCTTCGATCCCTGCCACCCGATGGTGGGGTGAGTACCTACCGTGAAACGGTCGAAGATCCACAGCTCGTCGACCTCACAGACCAGTTTTTGACTGCTCTCGACTGGCAGGGGCTTGCAATGGCTGAGTTTCGGATCGATGCCCGAACTGGTGAGCCACGGCTGATTGAACTCAACCCTCGGTTCTGGGGTAGTCTCGCGTTGTCGACGTTCGCTAGCGTCGATTTTCCCTATCTTCTCTACCAACTCACCATGGGAGATCCAGTCGAACCGAAGCTCGATTATGATGTCGGCGTCCGTGCCCGTAATCTGACGAAGGATGCATTTCAGGTACTCAAACGCGACGATCAGCTCACAGCCCTTCGTGAGTTCTTTACACCGTCGACACAGCCATCGACCTTCGATATTCTCTCACTGAGTGATCCACTGCCAATGATTGGCGAGTGCCTGTATCGACTTGACTCGTTTACGGAAAAGTACAAACCCATGAATTACAGCACTGATGCGTCAGCCAATCCCTTCAAAAACAAATGAGTACCCTACACACAATTTCCAACAAAGTAGCCGATAAGTCGCTGACCGAAATCGTTCGACAAAGTCCTAGATTCATTCAGAAGCAGCTATTCCGCCGGAGTGTTCGGTTCTATTACTATCAGAAACTGCATCGGACGCC
This sequence is a window from Halohasta litchfieldiae. Protein-coding genes within it:
- a CDS encoding carboxylate--amine ligase — translated: MSSILVLNSHAPQSLVAIRSFGAHDLEVTAGSSKSFSIGQLSRYAHRSFTHPHPETYPDAFLAALEEEVTKYDYDMLLPMNESTVDLVVKHRHLFEEQTTVPFPSYEMVQIGLNKRHTVEAAREADIPQPKTLFSTESTLNEAEAALGYPLVVKAEHGSGRKEVSVCHSREELDAVTNDSASLVGPVLFQEFIPNGGERGVYTLYDENSTMVGLTVQHRLRSLPPDGGVSTYRETVEDPQLVDLTDQFLTALDWQGLAMAEFRIDARTGEPRLIELNPRFWGSLALSTFASVDFPYLLYQLTMGDPVEPKLDYDVGVRARNLTKDAFQVLKRDDQLTALREFFTPSTQPSTFDILSLSDPLPMIGECLYRLDSFTEKYKPMNYSTDASANPFKNK